In the Sandaracinus amylolyticus genome, ACGTGTGGCAGATGCAGTAGGGCCCGCCGGTCCAGTCGCCGCAGCACGGCGTGTACGCGCCGACGATCTCGACGGTCCAGCGACATCGCGCGCGGTCGGGATACGCGGCGGCGCACTCTTCGGGCGTGTCGGGGCCCGGGATGTACGTGTCCGTGGTGCGCGGGATTGGCTCCGGCGGAGGGCGCGTCGTGGTCGCGCACGACGCGAGGACGAGCGCGAGGAGTGCGATGCGCCGCATTCAGCGACCCGTGCGCCGCGTCGGCGCGCGCGGAGTGCGCGGTGCGAGCGACTGCGCCGCGGCCCTCGCGACGGCATCGCGCACCTGATCGTCGGCGATCGTGATCAGCGACGCCGCGACCTGATCGGGCAGGTCGGTCAGCGCGAGCGGCGCGATCGGCGGCGGCACCGGCTTGCTCGGCGGCTTCGGCGGCAGCGGGCCGACCTTCACGCGCACCTTCGTCGGGTCGATGCCCGGCACCGCGCGCGCGAGCGCCTGCATCCAGCCCGGCAGGAGCATCGAGATCTCCTGCGACCACGCGCTCGTGACCGCGTGGATCATCAGCGTTCCGCGATAGAGCTTGGTCGGGCGCGCGTTGCGCGACACACGCGGGGGCACGTGGCGATCCCACCACGCGATCGTGCGCACGAGCCGCAGCTCGTCGGGCTCGTTCGACGGGTACACGCGCGGCATCAGCTCGGCGATGCTCGCCACG is a window encoding:
- a CDS encoding DUF721 domain-containing protein encodes the protein MASIAELMPRVYPSNEPDELRLVRTIAWWDRHVPPRVSRNARPTKLYRGTLMIHAVTSAWSQEISMLLPGWMQALARAVPGIDPTKVRVKVGPLPPKPPSKPVPPPIAPLALTDLPDQVAASLITIADDQVRDAVARAAAQSLAPRTPRAPTRRTGR